One Microcebus murinus isolate Inina chromosome 10, M.murinus_Inina_mat1.0, whole genome shotgun sequence DNA segment encodes these proteins:
- the BHLHE41 gene encoding class E basic helix-loop-helix protein 41 — protein sequence MDEGIPHLQERQLLEHRDFIGLDYSSLYMCKPKRSMKRDDSKDTYKLPHRLIEKKRRDRINECIAQLKDLLPEHLKLTTLGHLEKAVVLELTLKHLKALTALTEQQHQKIIALQNGERSLKSPIQSDLDAFHSGFQTCAKEVLQYLSRFESWTPREPRCVQLINHLHAVATQFLPTPQLLTQQVPLSKGAGAASAAAPAGSAAAPCLERAGQKLEPLAHCVPVIQRTQPSAELAAENDTDTDSGYGGEAEARPDRGKSKGAGASRVTIKQEPPGEDSPAPKRMRLDSRGGGGGGGPGGGAAAAAAALLGPDPAAAAALLRPDAALLSSLVAFGGGGGAPFAQPAAAAAPFCLPFYFLSPSAAAAYVQPFLDKSGLEKYLYPAAAAAPFPLLYPGIPAPAAAAAAAAAAAAAAAFPCLSSVLSPPPEKAAGAAAATLLPHEVAPPAALHAPHPHGRTHLPFAGPREPGNPESSAQEDPSQPGKEGP from the exons ATGGACGAAGGAATTCCTCATTTGCAAGAGAGACAGTTACTGGAACATAGAGATTTTATAGG ACTGGATTATTCCTCTTTGTATATGTGTAAACCCAAAAGGAGCATGAAACGAGACGACAGCAAG GATACCTACAAATTACCGCACagattaatagaaaagaaaagaagagaccGAATTAATGAATGCATTGCTCAGCTGAAAGATTTACTGCCTGAACATCTGAAATTGACA ACTCTGGGGCATCTGGAGAAAGCTGTTGTCTTGGAATTAACTTTGAAACACTTAAAAGCTTTAACCGCCTTAACCGAGCAGCAGCATCAGAAGATAATTGCTTTACAGAATG GGGAGCGATCTCTGAAATCGCCCATTCAGTCTGACTTGGATGCGTTCCACTCGGGATTTCAAACATGCGCCAAAGAAGTCTTGCAATACCTCTCCCGGTTTGAGAGCTGGACACCCAGGGAGCCGCGGTGCGTCCAGCTGATCAACCACTTGCACGCCGTGGCCACCCAGTTCTTGCCCACCCCGCAGCTGTTGACTCAACAGGTCCCTCTGAGCAAAGGCGCGGGCGCCGCCTCGGCCGCCGCCCCCGCGGGGTCGGCCGCCGCGCCCTGCCTGGAGCGCGCGGGGCAGAAGCTGGAGCCCCTGGCGCACTGCGTGCCGGTCATCCAGCGGACTCAGCCCAGCGCCGAGCTCGCCGCCGAGAACGACACGGACACCGACAGCGGCTACGGCGGCGAGGCCGAGGCCCGGCCGGACCGCGGGAAGAGCAAAGGCGCGGGGGCGAGCCGCGTCACCATCAAGCAGGAGCCGCCCGGGGAGGACTCGCCGGCGCCCAAGAGGATGCGGCTGGAttcccgcggcggcggcggcggcggcggcccggggggcggcgcggcggcggcggcggccgcgctcCTGGGGCCAGACCCGGCCGCGGCCGCCGCGCTGCTGAGACCCGACGCCGCCCTGCTCAGCTCGCTGGTGGCGttcggcggcggcgggggcgcgccCTTCGCGCAGCCCGCGGCCGCCGCGGCCCCCTTCTGCCTGCCCTTCTACTTCCTCTCGCCCTCGGCCGCCGCCGCCTACGTGCAGCCCTTCCTGGACAAGAGCGGCCTGGAGAAGTATCTGTAcccggcggccgccgccgccccgtTCCCGCTGCTGTACCCCGGCATccccgccccggccgccgccgccgccgccgccgcggccgccgccgccgccgccgccttccCCTGCCTGTCCTCCGTGTTGTCGCCCCCTCCCGAGAAAGCCGCGGGCGCCGCCGCCGCGACCCTCCTGCCGCACGAGGTGGCGCCCCCTGCGGCGCTGCACGCCCCGCACCCGCACGGCCGCACCCACCTGCCCTTCGCCGGCCCCCGCGAGCCGGGGAACCCGGAGAGCTCCGCTCAGGAAGACCCCTCGCAGCCGGGAAAGGAAGGCCCCTGA